One genomic segment of Impatiens glandulifera chromosome 6, dImpGla2.1, whole genome shotgun sequence includes these proteins:
- the LOC124943503 gene encoding heavy metal-associated isoprenylated plant protein 36-like codes for MNNQDQVLNAQTYVLKVGIHCEGCERKVKKILRQIDGVYKLDVGMGKVTVLGNVDPQILIQKLVKKGKRAELLIDPKSDNKDLQNGNDNGGGNKKGKNVQIDNNNGGGKMKAKNGNNNGNGRNKPNRRGEGKNETDKEADTINKRNGNEPMNKHKDKKDNGNNGGGNLGVDGNGMANGEMQYQGNSIHGYNYGYSQNMDQMTYMVPAQVLNRTLAGGGYYHMGGYMCPCYYQAQQHMMGNESFQPLMHMPYGYPYPYSYSYPYPSSSNKHEVNVPSCNVM; via the exons ATGAATAATCAAGATCAGGTCTTGAACGCGCAG ACTTATGTCTTGAAAGTGGGCATTCACTGTGAAGGTTGCGAGCGGAAGGTGAAAAAAATTCTTCGACAAATTGACG GGGTTTATAAGCTGGATGTGGGGATGGGGAAGGTGACAGTCTTAGGAAATGTGGATCCACAAATTCTGATCCAGAAGCTTGTCAAGAAGGGAAAGCGTGCGGAACTCTTGATTGACCCTAAGTCTGATAACAAAGATCTCCAAaatggcaatgataatggaggTGGGAACAAGAAAGGAAAGAATGTTCAAATTGACAATAACAATGGAGGAGGGAAAATGAAAGCTAAGAATGGTAATAATAATGGAAATGGAAGAAACAAGCCAAATAGAAGAGGAGAAGGTAAAAATGAAACTGATAAGGAAGCTGATACAATTAATAAGAGAAATGGAAATGAACCCATGAATAAGCACAAGGACAAGAAAGATAATGGCAACAATGGAGGGGGAAATTTGGGTGTGGATGGTAATGGGATGGCTAATGGTGAGATGCAATATCAAGGTAATAGTATTCATGGATATAATTATGGGTACTCACAAAATATGGACCAAATGACATATATGGTGCCGGCTCAAGTCCTTAATCGGACCTTAGCTGGAGGTGGATACTACCATATGGGTGGGTACATGTGCCCTTGCTACTATCAGGCCCAGCAGCACATGATGGGCAATGAGAGCTTCCAGCCATTGATGCACATGCCATATGGATATCCATACCCATACTCATATTCATATCCATATCCATCTTCATCTAATAAGCATGAAGTCAATGTTCCAAGTTGCAATGTGATGTGA
- the LOC124943502 gene encoding uncharacterized protein LOC124943502, with the protein MAQTDFVLLITTYSESSSFTMTIPPRGFNESVCLKLDDLRDTLIQLRQQLVDLTAEIETYVTIELPIPKRMFQLRLNPKKCTFGVTTGNMLGFLITKRGIEVDPSNIEAITAMSPPRSEKEVRGFIGKI; encoded by the exons atggctcaaactgactttgttctcttAATCACAACATACTCAGAATCATCATCATTTACAATGACTATCCCTCCCAGAGGGTTTAATGAGTCAGTCTGTCTAAAGCTAGACGATCTTCGTGATACGCTAATACAATTGAGGCAACAACTTGTAGACCTCACCGCAGAAATCGAAACTTATGTGACAATTGAACTCCCCATACCAAAAAG GATgttccaacttaggctcaacccaaagaagtgcacATTTGGAGTGACAACAGGAAATATGTTAGGCTTCCTAATCACAAAAagaggaattgaggttgatccAAGCAATATAGAAGCGATCACGGCAATGTCACCTCCacgaagcgagaaagaagtACGAGGCTTTATAGGCAAGATCTAG